The Thermus brockianus genome window below encodes:
- a CDS encoding helix-turn-helix domain-containing protein — protein MPWLPVDEAAERLGVSRASAWRLIQRHGIPTRKEKRGRTWRTLVDADLLALALGREAPPEPRPVEASSASQPALEAHLSRIAAEARDLPRGLKWDLIKEEAQRLGVTPNYLARLLRRYEAGQLLYARRPRRDRGTHRVPAELRKLVVGLKLAHPRASARRILRIVEANDPGLLLYRPYSTETLFRLSEATVRRILRKAEENPAFRYALLSEEGRREFARTWAGHVLAEYPMQMVMVDMTRCDTFVYLPEEDRMVRLRIHVALDVYSGAVPSLVFSREESQVPTDQLLILMTQDKTAIVPDWDVRGVPERIYWDNGKVYRSEKSEHWARTLGIELVYSRPHVSHTRGKVERFFGAFHQTFEALLPGYAGSDATERDSSELRRLLQNTRRWVAEGMPPERDPYPDRLLLEEEYKGRALQWLLGTWHREPLEDGLTRLDLFRAFVPRHRLADFRLEDLYLAAAYQVERVVRGNGTVQYRGRTWYLDPRHGSLLPWQGQKVVLLDVQVLPGQPLRVALKNPDGTLRVLGELLPEPLRADSLEARAKRAADRAAIRALQEEARRLVEELSPAMRLEDMLERLSGLAPLPRRERITLRAQELPAPSPEEIARGVEELAAELEDDLVLDPIALGEQWLKERGLLPRGEEE, from the coding sequence GAGGCCTCCTCCGCCTCCCAGCCCGCCCTCGAGGCCCACCTCTCCCGGATCGCCGCGGAGGCCCGGGACCTCCCCCGGGGGCTCAAGTGGGACCTCATCAAGGAGGAGGCGCAGCGGCTCGGCGTCACGCCCAACTACCTGGCCCGGCTCCTCCGCCGCTATGAAGCGGGGCAACTCCTGTATGCACGGCGCCCTCGGCGGGACCGGGGAACTCACCGGGTGCCCGCGGAGCTGAGGAAGCTCGTGGTGGGCCTCAAGCTCGCCCATCCCCGGGCGAGCGCCCGGCGGATCCTGCGCATCGTGGAGGCCAACGACCCGGGCCTCCTCCTCTACCGGCCCTACTCCACCGAGACCCTGTTCCGGCTCTCCGAGGCCACGGTACGGCGCATCCTGCGGAAGGCCGAGGAGAACCCCGCCTTCCGCTACGCCCTCCTCTCCGAGGAGGGGAGGCGGGAGTTCGCCCGCACCTGGGCGGGGCACGTCCTGGCCGAGTACCCCATGCAGATGGTCATGGTGGACATGACCCGATGCGACACCTTCGTCTACCTCCCCGAGGAGGACCGCATGGTCCGCCTCCGCATCCACGTGGCCCTGGACGTCTACTCGGGGGCGGTGCCCTCCCTGGTGTTCAGCCGGGAGGAGAGCCAGGTCCCCACGGACCAGCTCCTTATCCTCATGACCCAGGACAAGACGGCCATCGTGCCCGACTGGGACGTGCGGGGCGTGCCCGAGCGCATCTACTGGGACAACGGCAAGGTCTACCGCTCGGAGAAATCGGAGCACTGGGCCCGCACCCTGGGGATTGAGCTCGTCTACTCCCGGCCCCACGTCTCCCACACCCGGGGGAAGGTGGAGCGCTTCTTCGGGGCCTTCCACCAGACTTTTGAGGCCCTGCTCCCCGGCTACGCGGGCTCGGACGCCACGGAGCGGGACTCCTCCGAGCTCCGCCGCCTCCTCCAGAACACCCGGCGCTGGGTAGCGGAGGGGATGCCCCCCGAGCGGGACCCCTACCCCGACCGCCTCCTCCTGGAGGAGGAGTACAAGGGCCGCGCCCTCCAGTGGCTCCTCGGCACCTGGCACCGGGAGCCCCTGGAGGACGGCCTCACCCGTCTGGACCTCTTCCGGGCCTTCGTCCCCCGGCACCGGCTCGCGGACTTCCGCCTGGAGGACCTGTACCTGGCCGCGGCCTACCAGGTGGAGCGGGTGGTGCGGGGGAACGGCACCGTGCAGTACCGGGGGCGCACCTGGTACTTGGACCCCCGCCACGGGAGCCTCCTGCCCTGGCAGGGGCAGAAGGTGGTGCTCCTGGACGTGCAGGTCCTCCCGGGCCAGCCCCTCCGGGTGGCCCTCAAGAACCCGGACGGCACCCTGCGGGTCCTCGGGGAGCTCCTCCCCGAGCCCCTGCGGGCGGACAGCCTCGAGGCCCGCGCCAAGCGGGCGGCCGACCGGGCGGCCATCCGCGCCCTGCAGGAGGAGGCGCGCCGCCTGGTGGAGGAGCTTTCCCCCGCCATGCGGCTGGAAGACATGCTGGAGCGCCTCTCCGGCCTCGCCCCCCTGCCCCGGCGGGAGCGCATCACCCTCCGGGCCCAGGAGCTCCCCGCCCCTTCCCCGGAGGAGATCGCCCGCGGGGTGGAGGAGCTCGCCGCCGAGCTGGAGGACGACCTGGTTCTGGACCCCATCGCCCTGGGGGAGCAGTGGCTAAAGGAGCGCGGCCTGCTGCCCCGGGGCGAGGAGGAATAG
- a CDS encoding AAA family ATPase, with product MGRKANGDQTLALIDEALGIVMGEAELWKDPRDGFIPTEGAKALLGHLHLVAQEGFPLALVVGPAGVGKTLTCRYWAREHEAPWVRAQPSYSPAALLEDLAVELRITRTKTFRVLLSMVRDALLMSPRVIFVDEAQLLDRPTLETVKYLADETGSSFVLITSEEFEGQIRRHRDIESRIGTVARIGPISLQETQAIYKDSGYSPEVLAEVHTLTGGILRDIVRLMRQMDRVVEWSGERGLTKAAFTPAHVRRVASRLNLAGGAR from the coding sequence ATGGGAAGGAAGGCGAACGGCGACCAGACCTTGGCCCTCATTGACGAGGCCCTGGGCATCGTCATGGGGGAGGCGGAGCTCTGGAAGGACCCCCGGGACGGGTTCATCCCCACGGAGGGGGCGAAGGCCCTCTTGGGGCACCTCCACCTGGTGGCCCAGGAGGGCTTCCCCCTGGCCCTGGTGGTGGGCCCGGCGGGGGTGGGGAAGACCCTCACCTGCCGCTACTGGGCCCGGGAGCACGAGGCCCCCTGGGTGCGGGCCCAGCCCAGCTACTCCCCGGCGGCCCTCCTGGAGGACCTGGCGGTGGAGCTCCGCATCACCCGCACCAAGACCTTCCGCGTCCTCCTCAGCATGGTGCGGGACGCCCTCCTCATGAGCCCCAGGGTGATCTTCGTGGACGAGGCCCAGCTCCTGGACCGCCCAACCCTGGAGACGGTGAAGTACCTGGCGGACGAGACCGGGAGCTCCTTCGTCCTCATCACCTCGGAGGAGTTTGAGGGACAGATCCGGCGCCACCGGGACATTGAGAGCCGCATCGGCACCGTGGCCCGGATAGGCCCCATCTCCCTCCAGGAGACCCAGGCCATCTACAAGGACTCCGGCTACTCCCCGGAGGTCCTGGCCGAGGTCCACACCCTCACCGGGGGGATCCTGCGGGACATCGTGCGGCTCATGCGGCAGATGGACCGGGTGGTGGAGTGGAGCGGCGAGCGGGGCCTCACCAAGGCCGCCTTCACCCCGGCCCACGTGCGCCGGGTGGCGAGCCGCCTGAACCTCGCGGGGGGTGCGCGGTGA
- a CDS encoding helix-turn-helix domain-containing protein, protein MIRERLREMGLDRPLLTPAQAAAVLEVGRPTVERLIREGRVRTVRVGRKVYITAASLERLVEGGVPAAQAAWLALRLMERAGLRVELFTDPKGGFRASAGGRRPLGSPPRRPSSPWPRPWRRRRRHEGPQDHGRGA, encoded by the coding sequence ATGATCCGGGAGCGGCTTAGAGAGATGGGCCTGGACCGCCCCCTCCTCACCCCCGCCCAGGCGGCGGCGGTGCTGGAAGTGGGGCGGCCCACCGTGGAGCGCCTCATTAGGGAGGGGCGGGTCCGCACCGTGCGCGTGGGGCGCAAAGTCTACATCACCGCCGCCAGCCTGGAGCGCCTGGTGGAGGGGGGTGTGCCCGCGGCCCAGGCCGCCTGGCTCGCCCTCCGCCTCATGGAGCGGGCGGGCCTGCGGGTGGAGCTTTTCACGGACCCAAAGGGTGGCTTCCGCGCTTCGGCCGGGGGAAGGAGGCCCTTGGGGTCTCCCCCGAGGAGGCCCTCCTCGCCCTGGCCGAGGCCTTGGCGAAGGAGGAGGAGGCATGAAGGTCCCCAAGATCACGGACGGGGAGCTTAG
- a CDS encoding helix-turn-helix domain-containing protein, with amino-acid sequence MRNLLLFLLILAYLSTLAMSTGHLAQWYALTLGGLPPWLAWGLAASLEFTAFLLSLLSNSLLRGSAWAGGGALAALGLVWMGNALSMHRGAPGVPLWETLAMSLFVPVGTYVVGKVVGEMLRYRGGAGGYREDTGGVPQGVPRVGLPVARVYRKAAPPSGTLAPQGSHFAGVEDRLVAPGGTLVGTGTGTPVPGETSQTDGRTTLKLTESRTLEWTVEGKGAELLEALARYRGPVTLGTLVRDLGWPKTTVRRWLDRLEDQGLVHRTGEGWTLKEEGRYA; translated from the coding sequence ATGAGGAACCTTTTGCTTTTCCTGCTGATCCTGGCCTATCTCAGCACCCTGGCCATGAGCACCGGACATTTGGCCCAGTGGTACGCCCTCACCCTGGGGGGGCTTCCCCCCTGGCTGGCCTGGGGCCTGGCCGCCAGCCTGGAGTTCACCGCCTTCCTCCTCTCCCTCCTCTCCAACTCCCTCCTTCGGGGCTCGGCGTGGGCGGGGGGTGGGGCCCTGGCCGCCCTGGGGCTGGTCTGGATGGGCAACGCCCTCTCCATGCACCGGGGGGCCCCGGGGGTGCCCCTCTGGGAGACCCTGGCCATGAGCCTCTTTGTGCCCGTGGGCACCTACGTGGTGGGGAAAGTGGTGGGGGAGATGCTGCGGTACCGCGGGGGTGCCGGGGGGTACCGTGAGGACACGGGGGGTGTGCCGCAGGGTGTACCGCGGGTGGGCTTGCCGGTGGCCCGGGTGTACCGCAAGGCGGCACCCCCTTCCGGCACCCTGGCACCCCAGGGGTCCCACTTCGCAGGGGTGGAGGACCGCTTGGTGGCACCGGGCGGCACCCTTGTTGGCACCGGTACCGGTACCCCGGTGCCGGGGGAAACCTCCCAAACGGACGGGCGTACCACCTTGAAGCTCACGGAGTCCCGCACCCTGGAGTGGACCGTGGAGGGCAAGGGGGCCGAGCTATTGGAGGCCCTGGCCCGGTACCGCGGTCCCGTGACCCTCGGCACCCTGGTCCGGGACCTGGGGTGGCCCAAGACCACGGTCCGCCGCTGGCTGGACCGCTTGGAGGACCAGGGGCTGGTCCACCGGACTGGGGAAGGATGGACCCTGAAGGAGGAGGGCCGCTATGCATGA
- a CDS encoding phage protein Gp27 family protein produces MKGYKRHRLCKVCTLPEDLRDRVDAMLLGEETEEDGRPYSMEGIALWLRAQGHEVSPSSVRRHARHLAPALDQVLQMERLVEAVEEATGKRLSYAAALANIVVHKALRYLQDLELGEEVDPEKVVRLGLEAARVALSLERLDRSLREEAAQKVEESLRARQIEPEVIEAIKRDIYGL; encoded by the coding sequence GTGAAGGGCTACAAGCGCCACCGCCTCTGCAAGGTCTGCACCCTCCCGGAGGACCTTCGCGACCGGGTGGACGCCATGCTCCTGGGGGAGGAGACGGAGGAGGACGGCAGGCCCTACAGCATGGAGGGGATCGCCCTCTGGCTCAGGGCCCAGGGGCACGAGGTGAGTCCCTCCAGCGTCCGCCGCCACGCCCGCCACCTGGCCCCTGCCTTGGATCAGGTCCTGCAGATGGAGCGCCTGGTGGAGGCGGTGGAGGAGGCCACGGGCAAGCGCCTCTCCTACGCCGCCGCCCTCGCCAACATCGTGGTGCACAAAGCTCTCCGCTACCTCCAGGACCTGGAGCTCGGGGAGGAGGTGGATCCGGAGAAGGTGGTGCGGCTCGGCCTCGAGGCCGCCCGGGTGGCCCTGAGCCTGGAGCGGCTGGACCGCTCCCTAAGGGAGGAGGCGGCCCAGAAGGTGGAGGAGAGCCTCCGCGCCCGGCAGATTGAGCCCGAGGTCATAGAGGCCATCAAGCGGGACATCTATGGACTCTGA
- a CDS encoding terminase large subunit domain-containing protein, translating to MDSERLLLPYQRRWVWDQSRFKIGLWARQTGKSFAGTLEVVLDAVERPGTLWVLLSAGERQSRELAEKAKRHLAALKQAAETLESRFFEAGEEVTQLEIRLPNTSRLIFLPANPRTARGYTGNVFLDEFAFHQDSEAIWAAMFPIITRRPDLKIRIMSTPNGPRGKFYELWEKGGEVWSRHRVTLLDAVAEGLPIDPEELRAGLADDFIWQQEYLCEFVSEEEAFLPWTLILQNEAQEDPRGEWDPERAYLGMDVGRHRDLTVLVVLERVGDVYWARLVEALHRAPFAEQEARLHALLPRVRRACLDATGLGEMLAENARRAFGYKVEPVKFTPEVKADLAQRLRLFFEDRRIRIPEDRALREDLHAVRRIITPSGNVRYDAERSERGHADRFWALALALHAAETRRGPVEYRSVARRLFAGWKGAF from the coding sequence ATGGACTCTGAGCGCCTCCTCCTCCCGTACCAGCGGCGCTGGGTGTGGGACCAATCCCGCTTCAAGATCGGCCTCTGGGCGAGGCAGACGGGGAAGAGCTTCGCCGGGACGCTGGAGGTGGTCCTGGACGCGGTGGAGCGCCCCGGCACCCTCTGGGTCCTCCTCTCCGCCGGCGAGCGGCAGAGCCGGGAGCTCGCGGAGAAGGCCAAGCGCCACCTCGCGGCCCTGAAGCAGGCGGCGGAGACCCTGGAGAGCCGCTTCTTTGAGGCGGGGGAGGAGGTGACCCAGCTGGAGATCCGCTTGCCCAACACGTCCAGGCTCATCTTCCTCCCCGCCAACCCCCGCACCGCCCGCGGCTACACCGGGAACGTCTTCCTGGACGAGTTCGCCTTCCACCAGGACTCCGAGGCCATCTGGGCCGCCATGTTCCCCATCATCACGCGGAGGCCCGATCTCAAGATCAGGATCATGAGCACCCCCAACGGCCCCCGGGGCAAGTTCTACGAGCTCTGGGAGAAGGGGGGAGAGGTCTGGAGCCGGCACCGGGTCACCCTCCTGGACGCGGTGGCCGAGGGCCTGCCCATAGACCCCGAGGAGCTCCGGGCGGGCCTCGCCGACGACTTCATCTGGCAGCAGGAGTACCTCTGCGAGTTCGTCTCCGAGGAGGAGGCCTTCCTGCCCTGGACCCTCATCCTGCAGAACGAGGCCCAGGAGGACCCCCGGGGGGAGTGGGACCCCGAGCGGGCCTACCTGGGGATGGACGTGGGGCGGCACCGGGACCTCACGGTCCTGGTGGTGCTGGAGCGGGTGGGGGACGTGTACTGGGCGCGCCTCGTGGAGGCCCTCCACCGGGCCCCCTTCGCCGAGCAGGAGGCCCGCCTCCACGCCCTCCTGCCCCGGGTGCGCCGGGCCTGCCTGGACGCCACCGGCCTGGGGGAGATGCTGGCGGAGAACGCCCGCCGCGCCTTCGGCTACAAGGTGGAGCCGGTGAAGTTCACCCCCGAGGTGAAGGCGGATCTGGCCCAGCGCCTCCGCCTCTTCTTTGAGGACCGCCGGATCCGCATCCCCGAGGACCGGGCCCTCCGGGAGGACCTCCACGCCGTGCGGCGGATCATCACCCCTTCCGGGAACGTCCGCTACGACGCGGAGAGGAGCGAGCGCGGCCACGCCGACCGCTTCTGGGCCCTGGCCCTGGCCCTGCACGCCGCCGAAACCCGGAGGGGCCCCGTGGAGTACCGCAGCGTGGCCCGGCGGCTCTTCGCCGGCTGGAAAGGAGCCTTCTGA
- a CDS encoding DUF935 domain-containing protein produces the protein MPILDQYGNPIPKEPPGQARGFLPLNDPYRVYPARGLTPERLARILRQADEGDLALQAELFEEMEERDALLFSLLQTRKLAVVGLDWRLEPAGEGRDARRVLRAVEEVFWDLPLEDLMTDLLSAIPQGVSVVAVAWEWDGLLWRPKAFRWVHPGLLVYRAGEDRFYLAAGPGREEAFPYGGAIEHRYRARSGLPTRAGLMRSLAWLYVFKHYALKDWVIFAEVYGQPYRIGKYDPAAGEEERRRLEEAVRSLGADAAGVISKDTEIEILEAAKGQGPEVYERLIRLANREMTQAVLGQTLTSSEGEGGSYALAKVHERVRIDLLKADARALARTLREGLLKPFVAFNFGPELLDLAPLVVPEVEEEKDLESRARVLQTLLGMGLSIPEAWLREEFGVPAPDPQGPVLTPLLAPQERKERGLVAGQAFVDGLGDRLLEKAPMPGLPALLQAIGEAEGYEDLRRRLLALFPGISFAELAQLLEAALTLSELAGRWAQRQDSGLDG, from the coding sequence ATGCCCATCCTGGACCAGTACGGGAACCCCATCCCCAAGGAGCCCCCGGGGCAGGCCCGGGGCTTCCTCCCCCTGAACGACCCCTACCGGGTCTACCCCGCCCGGGGCCTCACCCCCGAGCGCCTGGCCCGCATTCTGCGCCAGGCGGATGAGGGGGACCTCGCCCTCCAGGCGGAGCTCTTTGAGGAGATGGAGGAGCGGGACGCCCTCCTCTTCTCCCTCCTCCAGACCCGGAAGCTGGCGGTGGTGGGGCTGGACTGGCGCTTGGAGCCCGCTGGGGAGGGCCGGGACGCCCGGCGCGTCCTGCGGGCGGTGGAGGAGGTCTTCTGGGACCTCCCCCTGGAGGACCTCATGACCGACCTCCTTTCCGCCATTCCGCAGGGGGTGAGCGTGGTGGCGGTGGCCTGGGAGTGGGATGGCCTTTTGTGGCGCCCCAAGGCCTTCCGCTGGGTCCACCCGGGCCTCTTGGTCTACCGCGCTGGAGAGGACCGCTTTTACCTGGCGGCGGGGCCCGGTCGGGAGGAGGCCTTCCCCTACGGCGGGGCTATAGAGCACCGCTACCGCGCCCGTTCGGGCCTGCCCACCCGCGCCGGGCTCATGCGGAGCCTGGCCTGGCTGTACGTCTTTAAGCACTACGCCCTGAAGGACTGGGTGATCTTCGCCGAGGTTTACGGCCAGCCGTACCGCATCGGCAAGTACGATCCCGCCGCCGGCGAGGAGGAGCGCCGCCGGCTGGAGGAGGCGGTGCGGAGCCTGGGGGCGGACGCCGCCGGGGTGATCTCCAAGGACACCGAGATAGAGATCCTCGAGGCCGCCAAGGGCCAGGGGCCCGAGGTCTACGAGCGCCTCATTCGCCTGGCCAACCGGGAGATGACCCAGGCGGTGCTGGGACAGACCCTCACCTCCTCGGAGGGGGAAGGGGGGAGCTACGCCCTGGCCAAGGTGCACGAGCGGGTGCGGATAGACCTCCTAAAGGCGGACGCCCGGGCCCTGGCCCGCACCTTGCGGGAGGGGCTTCTCAAGCCCTTCGTGGCCTTCAACTTCGGCCCCGAGCTCCTGGACCTCGCCCCCCTCGTGGTGCCCGAGGTGGAGGAGGAGAAGGATCTGGAGAGCCGGGCCCGGGTGCTCCAGACCCTCCTGGGCATGGGCCTCTCCATCCCCGAGGCCTGGCTCCGGGAGGAGTTCGGCGTCCCCGCCCCCGACCCCCAGGGCCCCGTCCTCACCCCCCTCCTCGCCCCCCAGGAGAGAAAAGAGCGGGGCCTGGTGGCGGGCCAGGCCTTCGTGGACGGCCTGGGGGATAGGCTCCTAGAAAAGGCCCCTATGCCCGGGCTTCCCGCCCTCCTCCAGGCCATCGGGGAGGCCGAGGGGTACGAGGACCTGAGGCGGCGCCTCCTCGCTCTCTTCCCCGGGATCTCCTTCGCCGAGCTCGCCCAGCTCCTGGAGGCCGCCCTCACCCTCTCCGAGCTCGCGGGGAGATGGGCCCAGCGGCAGGACAGTGGCCTGGACGGTTGA
- a CDS encoding phage minor head protein gives MAWTVEPDPLRPEEALRWFRARLPLPDPEFRALGEEARRRAFFVAGLAALDMVQETMDALARALEEGRPFEDFQRELSDRVKNAWGEGSRHRLETVFRTNLQLAYGAGRWKEAVSARELRPYWGLSVVLDGRTSKICRPLAGIVLPADHPFWRTHVPPLHHNCRTALVTYTREEGERRAWKEPPPHEPQAGFGRPPTAEEWSPDPRDYHPELWRAFLRALAALPEARAHLRGLAESRGQGRPAPRDWLFAAGEMVRAPFNRRGRSVPEELRPLLGRERATSLELHVAQRVMDGHLAPGTPPEVYEGLCREAPAHPEAALFAYARDQGPVLAALAPASFIPEEARGPRLKALWFVVYSFHSGTLATGYSVRDLSELDVPWDKVVWLKRPPWLTPPSP, from the coding sequence GTGGCCTGGACGGTTGAGCCCGACCCCCTGCGGCCCGAGGAGGCCCTCCGCTGGTTCCGGGCCCGCCTTCCCCTCCCCGATCCCGAGTTCCGCGCCCTGGGGGAGGAGGCGAGGCGCCGGGCCTTCTTCGTGGCGGGCCTCGCCGCGCTGGACATGGTGCAGGAGACGATGGACGCCCTCGCCCGGGCCCTGGAAGAGGGGAGGCCCTTTGAGGACTTCCAAAGGGAGCTTTCCGACCGGGTCAAGAACGCCTGGGGCGAGGGGAGCCGCCACCGCCTGGAGACCGTCTTCCGCACCAACCTCCAGCTGGCCTACGGGGCGGGGCGGTGGAAGGAGGCGGTCTCCGCCCGGGAGCTCAGGCCCTACTGGGGCCTCTCCGTGGTCCTGGACGGGCGCACCTCAAAGATCTGCCGGCCCCTCGCGGGGATCGTCCTCCCCGCCGACCACCCGTTCTGGCGCACCCACGTCCCGCCCCTCCACCACAACTGCCGCACCGCCCTGGTCACCTACACCCGGGAGGAAGGGGAGAGGCGGGCCTGGAAGGAGCCCCCTCCCCACGAGCCCCAGGCGGGCTTCGGCCGCCCCCCCACGGCGGAGGAGTGGAGCCCCGACCCCCGGGACTACCACCCTGAGCTCTGGCGGGCCTTCCTGCGGGCCCTCGCCGCCCTCCCCGAGGCCCGGGCCCACCTCAGGGGCCTGGCGGAGAGCCGGGGCCAGGGGAGGCCCGCCCCTCGGGACTGGCTCTTCGCCGCCGGGGAGATGGTGCGGGCCCCCTTCAACCGCCGGGGGCGCTCCGTTCCCGAGGAGCTGAGGCCCCTTCTCGGCCGGGAGCGGGCCACCAGCCTGGAGCTCCACGTGGCCCAGCGGGTCATGGACGGGCACCTGGCCCCGGGCACCCCTCCCGAGGTCTACGAGGGCCTGTGCCGCGAGGCCCCGGCCCACCCCGAGGCCGCCCTCTTCGCCTACGCCCGGGACCAGGGCCCGGTGCTGGCCGCCCTGGCCCCCGCCTCCTTCATCCCCGAGGAGGCCCGGGGGCCCAGGCTCAAGGCCCTCTGGTTCGTGGTATACTCCTTCCACAGCGGGACGCTGGCCACCGGCTACAGCGTGCGGGACCTGAGCGAGCTGGACGTCCCTTGGGACAAGGTGGTATGGCTCAAAAGACCTCCCTGGCTTACGCCCCCCTCGCCCTAG
- a CDS encoding DNA methyltransferase — protein sequence MEKRLYFGDNLEVLRKHIPDESVDLIYLDPPFNSKADYNVIFREHTGKGPGAQIKAFEDTWSWGMESEQALQEVVAKHGRLGEFLDFLVRFLGKNDLSAYLVMMAVRLLELHRVLKPTGSLYLHCDPTASHYLKVILDQIFGPKNFRNEVVWKRTSAHSSAKRWGPVHDTLLFYTKGEEYTWNVVYENYEERYMEDEYDYQDAKGRYALKDLTGAGASKGDSGKPWRGIDPGVKNRHWAVPSKDKLPSWLTPPDDWDDLPVQERLDFLDREGLIYWPSRGVMPRFKKYLDTAKGVPIRDVVTDIPPLGHHSKERLGYPTQKPLVLLERIIQASSNPGDVVLDPFCGCGTALAAAEKLGRRWIGIDITHLAITLIQARLRRDFGLEPGRDYEVLGTPKDVESARFLFEKDPHQFQLWALGLIGAQPYGDPQKGKKGKDTGIDGFLYFRTPDGGRLEKVVVQVKGGKRLGPSVVRDLRGVMEREKAAFGVLIVLEAPTQGMREEAAKAGVYSWGSQSYPRLQILTVEELLAGKRPEFPAGSLNVSYERKEVRTARPKGGMEPLL from the coding sequence ATGGAGAAGCGGCTTTATTTCGGAGACAACCTCGAGGTCCTGCGGAAGCACATCCCCGACGAAAGTGTGGACCTCATCTACTTGGACCCTCCCTTCAACTCCAAGGCGGACTACAACGTCATTTTCCGCGAGCATACGGGCAAGGGCCCCGGGGCCCAGATCAAGGCCTTTGAGGACACCTGGAGCTGGGGGATGGAGAGCGAGCAGGCCCTCCAGGAGGTGGTGGCTAAGCACGGGAGACTTGGGGAGTTCTTGGACTTCCTGGTGCGCTTCCTCGGGAAGAATGACCTCTCCGCCTATCTGGTGATGATGGCGGTGCGCCTTTTGGAGCTTCACCGGGTGCTCAAGCCCACGGGGAGCCTCTACCTCCACTGCGACCCCACTGCGAGCCACTACCTGAAGGTCATCCTGGACCAGATATTCGGGCCCAAGAACTTTCGCAACGAGGTTGTTTGGAAGCGCACGAGTGCCCATAGCTCTGCCAAGAGGTGGGGGCCGGTGCACGATACGCTCCTGTTTTATACCAAGGGAGAGGAGTACACCTGGAATGTCGTCTACGAAAACTATGAAGAACGGTACATGGAAGACGAATACGACTATCAAGACGCCAAGGGTAGATATGCCCTTAAGGATTTGACGGGGGCAGGAGCCAGCAAGGGCGACTCGGGGAAGCCCTGGCGGGGGATAGATCCTGGGGTAAAAAATCGTCACTGGGCTGTGCCCTCCAAGGATAAGCTCCCTTCGTGGCTTACCCCCCCGGATGACTGGGACGACCTTCCCGTGCAGGAGCGGTTAGACTTCCTGGACCGGGAGGGGTTGATTTACTGGCCTTCGCGTGGGGTCATGCCCCGCTTCAAGAAGTACCTGGACACCGCCAAGGGGGTTCCCATTCGGGATGTCGTCACCGACATCCCCCCCTTGGGCCACCACTCCAAGGAACGTCTTGGCTACCCCACCCAGAAGCCCCTCGTTCTCCTGGAGCGTATCATCCAGGCCAGTTCCAACCCCGGGGACGTGGTCTTGGATCCCTTCTGCGGGTGCGGCACAGCCCTCGCCGCCGCCGAGAAGCTGGGGCGCAGATGGATAGGCATAGACATCACCCACCTGGCCATTACCCTCATCCAGGCGCGGCTGAGGCGGGACTTCGGCCTGGAGCCGGGGAGGGACTACGAGGTTCTTGGGACGCCCAAGGACGTGGAGAGCGCCCGTTTTCTCTTTGAGAAAGACCCCCACCAATTTCAGCTCTGGGCTCTGGGCCTGATCGGGGCTCAGCCGTACGGGGACCCGCAAAAGGGAAAGAAGGGCAAGGACACGGGCATAGACGGCTTCCTCTACTTCCGCACCCCGGACGGGGGTAGGCTGGAGAAGGTCGTGGTCCAGGTCAAGGGGGGGAAGCGCCTGGGGCCCAGCGTGGTGAGGGACCTGCGGGGCGTGATGGAGCGGGAGAAGGCGGCCTTCGGGGTTCTCATCGTCCTGGAGGCCCCCACGCAAGGCATGCGGGAGGAGGCCGCGAAGGCGGGTGTCTATTCCTGGGGGAGCCAGTCCTACCCCAGGCTCCAGATCCTTACCGTGGAAGAGCTCCTCGCCGGAAAGCGCCCTGAGTTTCCCGCGGGAAGCCTCAACGTGAGCTACGAGCGCAAGGAAGTGCGGACGGCACGGCCAAAGGGGGGGATGGAGCCTTTGCTTTAG
- a CDS encoding M23 family metallopeptidase — protein MRVLWPLPPSPEKNRVDAGFLDPRYPEWRKAQGLAPHQHPGVDLNLSGSSGDADLGYPVVAVAEGRVVHSAFHRVWGNVVLLEHDLPGLGRFWTQYAHLLFRVAREGDYLFAGEPVGAIGKGDPARPYLAHLHFEVRRAPLEADFWPGSNVDLIREKYLDPEAFLKAHYAPARRFYRVRGVFWTPARQEVEGVVVNLEEPDRVQVAVRKL, from the coding sequence ATGCGCGTCCTCTGGCCTTTGCCCCCATCTCCCGAAAAGAACCGCGTGGACGCGGGCTTTTTGGACCCGCGCTACCCCGAGTGGCGGAAGGCCCAGGGCCTCGCCCCTCACCAGCACCCCGGGGTGGACCTTAACCTCTCCGGCTCCTCCGGGGACGCCGACCTGGGCTACCCCGTGGTGGCCGTGGCTGAGGGGCGGGTGGTCCACAGCGCCTTCCACCGGGTTTGGGGCAACGTGGTCCTGCTGGAGCACGACCTCCCCGGCCTCGGGCGCTTCTGGACCCAGTACGCCCACCTCCTCTTCCGGGTGGCCCGGGAGGGGGACTACCTCTTCGCGGGCGAGCCCGTGGGGGCCATCGGCAAGGGGGACCCGGCCAGGCCGTACCTCGCCCACCTCCACTTTGAGGTGCGGCGGGCGCCCCTGGAGGCCGACTTCTGGCCCGGGAGCAACGTGGACCTCATCCGGGAGAAGTACCTGGACCCCGAGGCCTTCCTAAAGGCTCACTACGCCCCCGCCCGCCGCTTCTACCGGGTGCGGGGGGTCTTCTGGACCCCGGCCCGGCAGGAGGTGGAGGGCGTGGTCGTGAACCTGGAGGAACCCGACCGGGTTCAGGTGGCGGTGAGGAAGCTGTGA